The Cetobacterium sp. ZOR0034 DNA segment GGAGTATTTAGAAACTCCAATATTTGATTTAGCTAAAAATCGTTTAACTTGGTTACTTGTATTAATGGTGTCAGCTACATTCACAGGATCTATAATAAGTAAATATGAAGAGATAATTGAGCAGATGGTTGTATTAGCAGCAGCAATTCCGATGTTAATGGATACGGGTGGAAATGCAGGATCTCAATCATCAACTCTTATTATAAGAGGAATGGCTTTAGGAGAGATAAAAATAAATGATTATTTAAAAGTTGTATGGAAGGAGTTAAGAGTTAGTCTAATTGTTGGTTTAGGATTAGGTGCAGTGAACTTCTTACGTATGAATTTTATATTGAAGCAAGATTTGAAAATGTCACTACTAGTTTCAGTAACTTTAGGTGTAACTGTAGTTATAGCAAAACTTGTAGGTGGACTTTTACCAATAGGTGCTAAAAAGTTAAACTTAGATCCAGCGATAATGGCAGGACCTCTAGTAACGACAATTGTAGATGCATTAGCATTAGTTATTTACTTCTATTTAGCGATGACACTTTATAGTGATGTATTGAGATAAAAAAAATAAATTAAATATTGACAAAATAATAAAAATGTTTCATAATGCATTATAAAAAATTAAATATTAGTTCACCTTTACAAATGAGCCTAAGGCCGACGGCAAAGATGTTGTAATCCTGTGAACAAAAATATTGTGACGCTGCCATAACAATATTGTGAAATTTTGTTATTTTTTATTAGTTATTAAAGCGTACTTTTGTACGCTTTTTTTTATTTAAAATATAAGGAGGAGGATAGTGGTAATCAATACTTTTAAATTCGGATTTTATTCTTTTGTAGGAATTTGGCTTTTCTTGGTACCGATGGTAATTGGAGGAGAGTCAGGGATGTTGTTAGGACACATCAAGAGTCATATAGTAGAAAGGTATGATGATATAGTGAAAATAGTGACAGCAGGATTCGCTGTGGTCACAATCTTTGGAACTATCTTAGGAATGAAAAGAAAAACTTTTAATGATAAAGTTTTAGACGGATTTTTTATAAGTAGTAAATTTGTTGCTGGAATAAGAATATTAGGGGCTTTAACTCTAATTTTAATAACATATAATTTTTTACCAGAAAGTTTGAGTAGAGTTGTTGCAGATGAAGCAACGGGACTTATGATGATAGATGAGTTATTGCCAACAATATTAGTAACATTTTTTTTAGAGGTTATGCTTATACCACTACTGACTTCTTTTGGGTTGGTTGAATTTATAGGAACTTTGATAGCCCCTTATATGAGAAAATTATTTAAAGTTCCAGGCTATGCAGCAATTGATGCTTTAGCATCATTTGTTGGAGATGGAACGATAGGAATTGTAGTAACAGATCAACAATATGAAAAAGGATACTATACACAAAAAGAAGCAGCTATTATAGCAACATCATTCTCGTTAGTTGGAATTTCATTCGCAATAATGATGGCGGATTTGCTTAGATTATCACATATTTTTGGATATTTTTATGGAACAATAATAGTATGTACAATTTTAACTGGTGTTGTGATATCTAGAATGCCTTTGAAAAAATTTAAAGATAGGTATTATAGAGAGGGAGAAGCTCCAGATGAGAGAGATACAAGTATGAATTATGCTATCAGATTAGCTTCGGATGTAGCTGGAAAAACGAAAGCTACGAAAGTTTTAAGAGATTCTTTTATAAAAGTATTAACGATATATGTGACGTTTACTCCTGTAATAATGCTTGTAGGAACAATTGGTTTAGTACTAGCTGATAAAACAAACTTCTTTCAAATAGTTACAGCGCCGATGGTTCCATTTTTAGAATTCATAGGCTTTGAAAGAGAGATAGCTCAATACATGGCTCCTTCTATGATAATAGGAATAACTGATATGTGGTTACCGGCTGTCTTTATAAAGGATTGTCCAAGTGAATTGGCTAGATTTGTTATTGGAGGATTAACTTTTTCACAGTTGATATATTTTAGTGAAACAGGAATTATTCTTATGAATTCAAAAATTGGATTTAATTTTTTTGATGTTATGAAAATCTTCTTTTTAAGAAGTATAGTTGCATTTCCGATGATATATGCAGCAGGATTATTTATGTTGAAGATAGGATTGTTAGTAAATTAGAGTTTAAAAATCTAAAATATAAAAATAGAGGAAATCTTCCCTTTATTTAGAAGTAGAATAAAGCTATAAAAATAACTTTTTACATAAAGGGAGGAATTTATGAAAAAAATATTGTTTTTTTTAACTTTAATTTTAGGAAGTTTAACATTTTCTCAAAGTCAACCTTTGATAGTTGGAATGGAACTGGCTTATCCACCATTTGAGATGTCAAATGAGGAGGGAAGACCAACAGGAATAAGTGTAGATATGGCTTATGCCTTAGGTGAATATTTAGGAAGAGATGTAATCATAGAAGATATGGCTTATGGAGGGCTGATTCCAGCTCTGAAAACAAAAAAAATAGATATAATCATCTCTTCAATGTCAGTAACAGAGGAGAGAAAGCAATCTGTTAACTTTTCAAAGCCATATGCTAAAAGCTATTTAGCAATGTTAGTAAATAATAAATCTGGGATAACAAAAGCGAGTGATTTAAATATAAAAGGGAAAAAAGTTGCTGTAAAAAAAGGTACGAGTGGACATACTGTAGCTCAAAAATATTTCCCAAATGCAGAGATTATGGTTTTTGACAAAGAGAGTGCAATTATATTGGAAGTTTCTCAAGGTAAAGTTGATGCTTTTATATATGACCCTCTTACAATTTATAAAAATTGGTCAAGAAATCAAGAGACAACAACACCTTTATTAGAGCAGTTTGAAACAGAATCTCAACCGTGGGCAATAGCCTATAGAAAAGGTGAAGAGGATTTAGGAGCTCAAATAGATGAGTTTATAGTAGAGTATAAAAATAGTGGAAAGTTTAATGAGTTAGCTGATAAATATTTAGGTGAGGAGAGAGCTTTCTTTAAAGAGAAAAATGTCCCTTTCTTCTTTGATTAGGAGATGGTATGAGTATACTAAAAACTATATTTTTTAAACCTGAAAAAGAAACAGAAAATTTATTCGTGAAATGGTTCAATATAATTTTAGTGACTATATTAGTTTTAGGAATTTTTCATTTTGCATTTAGTAGTATCGATTATCCGTATAATTGGAAGGGGATAATTGAAAAATATAGATATAAATTCCTTTTAGGATTTAAAATGACATTAGTAATCTCTGTATTTTCATTGGTTTCTAGCTTTTTAATTGGAACACTTTTAGTTTTGGGTCAAAGAGGGAGATTTTTGCCGACATATTATTTTGCAAAAGGATTTACAGAGATGATAAGGGGAACTCCTTTAATCGTTCAGATATATCTTTTC contains these protein-coding regions:
- a CDS encoding YjiH family protein — protein: MVINTFKFGFYSFVGIWLFLVPMVIGGESGMLLGHIKSHIVERYDDIVKIVTAGFAVVTIFGTILGMKRKTFNDKVLDGFFISSKFVAGIRILGALTLILITYNFLPESLSRVVADEATGLMMIDELLPTILVTFFLEVMLIPLLTSFGLVEFIGTLIAPYMRKLFKVPGYAAIDALASFVGDGTIGIVVTDQQYEKGYYTQKEAAIIATSFSLVGISFAIMMADLLRLSHIFGYFYGTIIVCTILTGVVISRMPLKKFKDRYYREGEAPDERDTSMNYAIRLASDVAGKTKATKVLRDSFIKVLTIYVTFTPVIMLVGTIGLVLADKTNFFQIVTAPMVPFLEFIGFEREIAQYMAPSMIIGITDMWLPAVFIKDCPSELARFVIGGLTFSQLIYFSETGIILMNSKIGFNFFDVMKIFFLRSIVAFPMIYAAGLFMLKIGLLVN
- a CDS encoding transporter substrate-binding domain-containing protein gives rise to the protein MKKILFFLTLILGSLTFSQSQPLIVGMELAYPPFEMSNEEGRPTGISVDMAYALGEYLGRDVIIEDMAYGGLIPALKTKKIDIIISSMSVTEERKQSVNFSKPYAKSYLAMLVNNKSGITKASDLNIKGKKVAVKKGTSGHTVAQKYFPNAEIMVFDKESAIILEVSQGKVDAFIYDPLTIYKNWSRNQETTTPLLEQFETESQPWAIAYRKGEEDLGAQIDEFIVEYKNSGKFNELADKYLGEERAFFKEKNVPFFFD